The following proteins come from a genomic window of Sphingobium indicum B90A:
- a CDS encoding CoA-acylating methylmalonate-semialdehyde dehydrogenase has product MRSVHHFIHGQSAPQPGARLSDILNPATGAVQAQVELATAAHLQKAVDSALSAQPEWAATNPQRRARVMFRFKELIEQNMDELALLLSSEHGKVLADAKGDIQRGLEVVEFACGIPHLLKGEYTQGAGPGIDVYSMRQPLGIAAGITPFNFPAMIPLWMSAMAIACGNAFILKPSERDPSVPVRLAELAIQAGIPAGILNVVHGDKEMVDAILDHPAIKAVSFVGSSDIANYVYARGAQNGKRVQAMGGAKNHGIILPDADMDQAVADIVGAAYGSAGERCMALPVVVPVGEATADAFRAKLLDAIETLRPGIPTDPDAQYGPLVTGVHKARVESYIQMAADEGAEIVVDGRGFSLQGYEEGFYLAPTLIDRVTPEMKSYQDEIFGPVLQILRAQSFEEALSYPSKHQYGNGVAIFTRNGDYARKFAADVEVGMVGINVPIPVPVAYHSFGGWKRSGFGDLDQYGMDGVRFYTRTKKITQRWPDGGAVIDQSFVIPTMK; this is encoded by the coding sequence ATGCGTTCAGTTCACCATTTCATTCATGGACAATCCGCCCCCCAACCCGGCGCCCGCCTGTCCGACATCCTCAACCCCGCCACCGGCGCGGTCCAGGCCCAGGTGGAACTCGCCACCGCCGCCCATCTTCAGAAGGCGGTCGACTCCGCCCTTTCCGCCCAGCCCGAATGGGCCGCGACCAACCCCCAGCGCCGCGCCCGCGTCATGTTCCGCTTCAAGGAACTGATCGAACAGAATATGGACGAACTGGCCCTGCTGCTCTCCTCCGAACATGGCAAGGTGCTGGCCGACGCGAAGGGCGACATCCAGCGCGGCCTGGAAGTCGTCGAATTCGCCTGCGGCATCCCCCATCTGCTGAAGGGCGAATATACCCAGGGCGCAGGCCCCGGCATCGACGTCTATTCGATGCGCCAGCCGCTGGGCATCGCTGCGGGCATCACCCCCTTCAACTTCCCCGCGATGATCCCCCTCTGGATGAGCGCCATGGCCATCGCCTGCGGCAACGCCTTCATCCTGAAACCCTCGGAACGCGATCCCTCCGTCCCGGTGCGCCTGGCTGAACTGGCGATCCAGGCGGGCATTCCGGCGGGCATCCTGAACGTCGTCCACGGCGACAAGGAAATGGTCGACGCCATCCTCGACCATCCGGCCATCAAGGCGGTCAGCTTCGTCGGATCGTCCGACATCGCCAATTACGTCTATGCCCGCGGCGCCCAGAACGGCAAGCGCGTCCAGGCGATGGGCGGCGCGAAGAATCACGGCATCATCCTGCCCGACGCCGACATGGACCAGGCGGTGGCCGACATCGTCGGCGCGGCCTATGGCTCTGCGGGCGAACGCTGCATGGCGCTGCCGGTCGTCGTGCCGGTGGGCGAAGCGACCGCCGACGCCTTCCGCGCCAAGCTGCTGGACGCCATCGAGACGCTGCGCCCCGGCATCCCGACCGATCCGGACGCGCAATATGGTCCGCTGGTCACCGGCGTCCACAAGGCGCGGGTGGAAAGCTATATCCAGATGGCCGCCGACGAAGGCGCGGAAATCGTGGTCGACGGTCGCGGCTTCTCGCTCCAGGGCTATGAGGAGGGCTTCTACCTCGCCCCGACGCTGATCGACCGGGTGACGCCGGAAATGAAAAGCTATCAGGACGAGATTTTCGGCCCCGTGCTCCAGATCCTGCGCGCCCAGAGCTTCGAGGAGGCGCTGAGCTATCCCTCGAAGCATCAATATGGCAACGGCGTCGCCATCTTCACCCGCAACGGCGATTATGCCCGCAAGTTCGCCGCCGATGTCGAGGTCGGCATGGTCGGCATCAACGTGCCGATCCCGGTGCCGGTCGCCTATCACAGCTTCGGCGGCTGGAAGCGGTCGGGCTTCGGCGATCTCGACCAATATGGCATGGACGGCGTGCGCTTCTACACCCGCACCAAGAAGATCACGCAGCGCTGGCCCGACGGCGGCGCGGTGATCGACCAGAGCTTCGTCATCCCGACGATGAAATAA
- a CDS encoding LysR family transcriptional regulator — MLNSDELRLFLAVMREGNMLAAARRVGVDHSTVARRLTNMEATLGARLFDRSPRGVTPTPAAFALVSHAERIESELLAALSSVAGRDREVEGTVRLATPEAFASHLIAPRVAALRERHPRLTLELASESKAASLSRREAEIAVMLKPPPKGRFVTRKLADYRLGLYASKAYLEREGRPSLRADLSRHVFVSYIEELAGFAEMIALDQLLPGAAIVFRASSSAAQHAAVAAGMGLGVLHVFAAAEDERLVQIFPESMEVWRSYWLVMHADLQRLPRVRAAADFLDEVMRGVRERL; from the coding sequence ATGCTGAACTCGGACGAACTGCGGCTGTTCCTGGCGGTGATGCGGGAGGGCAATATGCTGGCCGCGGCCCGGCGCGTTGGGGTGGATCATAGCACGGTCGCCCGCCGCCTGACCAATATGGAGGCGACATTGGGCGCGCGGCTGTTCGACCGCAGCCCGCGCGGGGTGACGCCGACGCCCGCCGCCTTCGCTCTGGTGTCCCATGCCGAGCGGATCGAGAGCGAATTGCTGGCCGCGCTGAGCAGCGTCGCCGGGCGCGACCGGGAGGTGGAGGGGACGGTGCGGCTCGCCACGCCGGAAGCCTTCGCCAGCCATCTGATCGCGCCCCGGGTGGCGGCGTTGCGGGAGCGGCATCCGCGCCTGACGCTGGAACTGGCGTCCGAAAGCAAGGCGGCCAGCCTGTCGCGGCGGGAGGCGGAGATCGCCGTGATGCTGAAACCGCCGCCCAAGGGGCGGTTCGTGACCCGCAAGCTGGCCGATTATCGGCTGGGCCTCTATGCGTCCAAGGCCTATCTGGAGCGGGAGGGGCGGCCCTCCCTGCGCGCCGACCTCAGCCGTCATGTCTTCGTTTCCTATATCGAGGAACTGGCCGGGTTCGCCGAGATGATCGCGCTGGACCAGTTGCTGCCCGGCGCGGCCATCGTCTTTCGCGCCAGTTCCAGCGCGGCGCAGCATGCGGCGGTGGCGGCGGGGATGGGGCTGGGCGTGCTGCATGTCTTCGCGGCGGCGGAGGATGAGCGGCTGGTGCAGATCTTCCCGGAGTCGATGGAAGTGTGGCGCAGCTATTGGCTGGTCATGCATGCGGATTTGCAGAGATTGCCGCGTGTGCGGGCGGCGGCGGATTTTCTGGATGAGGTGATGCGGGGGGTTCGGGAGCGGTTGTAG
- a CDS encoding class I SAM-dependent methyltransferase, with protein MVEREAIVATLVEDRTALAFREFFRNPLAVGSAFPASHFLVDAMLGPVDWSRMERVIEYGPGTGIFTRALLDRLPGHARLLAIDTSQAFIGHLRGEMRDRRLVAVTGSADGVLEIMAAQGWYRADCILSGLPFSTLAPERAERLMEASACALRPEGKFLAYQMRRAVRPLLERRFEEVRAGFEWRNLPPCHLYWASGPG; from the coding sequence ATGGTGGAGAGGGAAGCAATCGTGGCGACATTGGTCGAAGACAGGACGGCGCTCGCCTTTCGGGAGTTTTTCCGGAATCCGCTGGCGGTCGGGTCCGCCTTTCCGGCGTCGCATTTTCTGGTCGACGCCATGCTGGGGCCGGTCGACTGGAGCCGGATGGAGCGGGTGATCGAATATGGGCCGGGCACCGGCATCTTCACCCGCGCCCTGCTGGACCGGCTGCCGGGGCATGCGCGGTTGCTGGCCATCGACACCAGCCAGGCCTTTATCGGTCATCTGCGCGGGGAGATGCGGGACAGGCGGCTGGTCGCGGTGACGGGGTCCGCCGACGGCGTGCTGGAGATCATGGCGGCGCAGGGGTGGTACAGGGCGGATTGCATCCTGTCCGGACTGCCCTTTTCGACGCTGGCGCCGGAGCGGGCGGAGCGGCTGATGGAGGCGAGCGCCTGCGCGTTGCGGCCGGAGGGGAAGTTCCTGGCCTATCAGATGCGCAGGGCGGTGAGGCCGTTGCTGGAGCGGCGTTTCGAAGAGGTCAGGGCGGGGTTCGAGTGGCGGAACTTGCCGCCTTGTCATCTTTATTGGGCTTCGGGGCCTGGGTGA
- a CDS encoding 3'(2'),5'-bisphosphate nucleotidase CysQ, whose product MSGPAKTMTDAELAAHLAEVAGRILVNVRESGLFGPAALGKAGDQTANQFLCRALRETRPEDGLLSEEEKDDEARLTKGRVWIVDPVDGTREYGEARADWAVHVGLAIDGVPAAGAVALPGLNGGTLLRSDRPVPVPPAPEKLRMVISRTRPAKEAVAVAERLDAELMPMGSAGAKAMAVILGQADIYLHSGGQYEWDSLAPVAVAQAHGLHCSRIDGAPLIYNQRDVYLPDLLICRKDHADKVLHLIADLT is encoded by the coding sequence ATGAGCGGACCGGCCAAAACCATGACCGACGCCGAACTGGCCGCGCATCTGGCCGAGGTGGCCGGACGCATATTGGTCAATGTGCGGGAAAGCGGCCTGTTCGGCCCCGCCGCGCTGGGCAAGGCGGGCGACCAGACCGCCAACCAGTTCCTCTGCCGCGCCCTGCGGGAAACGCGGCCCGAAGACGGCCTGCTGTCGGAGGAGGAGAAGGACGATGAGGCGCGCCTGACCAAAGGCCGGGTCTGGATCGTCGACCCGGTCGACGGCACCCGCGAATATGGCGAGGCGCGGGCCGACTGGGCCGTGCATGTCGGCCTCGCCATAGACGGCGTCCCGGCGGCGGGCGCGGTCGCGCTGCCCGGCCTGAATGGAGGCACCTTGCTGCGCTCGGACCGCCCGGTCCCCGTCCCGCCCGCGCCGGAAAAGCTGCGCATGGTCATATCCCGCACCCGCCCCGCCAAGGAGGCGGTCGCGGTGGCCGAACGCCTCGACGCCGAACTGATGCCGATGGGATCGGCGGGGGCCAAGGCGATGGCGGTGATATTGGGCCAGGCCGACATCTACCTGCACAGCGGCGGCCAATATGAATGGGACAGCCTGGCCCCGGTCGCCGTGGCCCAGGCCCACGGCCTCCACTGCTCCCGCATCGACGGCGCCCCGCTGATCTACAACCAGCGCGACGTCTACCTCCCCGACCTGCTCATCTGCCGCAAAGACCACGCCGACAAAGTGCTGCACCTGATAGCGGACCTAACCTGA
- the cysN gene encoding sulfate adenylyltransferase subunit CysN, producing the protein MTDTLTKTDDPIYKTDALIAEDIDRYLEVHQHKTMLRFITCGSVDDGKSTLIGRLLYDSKMIFEDQLAALEADSRRVGTQGQEIDFALLVDGLAAEREQGITIDVAYRFFATEKRKFIVADTPGHEQYTRNMVTGASTADLAVILIDARKGVLTQTRRHSYLAHLIGIRNIVLAVNKMDLVDYDQAVYDGIVKDYAEFANGIGIKAFTPIPISGFRGDNITGLSANTPWYKGPALMEHLETVEVDQVSDREKPFRMAVQWVNRPNLDFRGFSGQIATGTVRVGDPIRVLPSGKTSTVSRIVMLDGDLEQAVAGQSITLCFADEVDCSRGDVIAASDNPPQSADQFEATIVWMADEDMLPGRPYWLKIGTQTVTATVQQPKYQVNVNTMEHLAAKTLELNAIGVANLSTDRQIVFEPYAQNRALGGFILIDKISNATVAAGMLHFSLRRAQNVHWQATDVSRDFHAALKNQKPAVLWFTGLSGAGKSTIANLVEKKLARMNRHTFLLDGDNVRHGLNKDLGFTDADRVENIRRVGEVAKLMTDAGLIVITAFISPFRAEREMVRQMMQPGEFIEVHIDTPLADAEARDVKGLYKKARSGELKNFTGIDSPYEAPEDPEIRIDTTAMTAEQAAEAIVARIIP; encoded by the coding sequence ATGACCGATACGCTCACCAAGACCGACGACCCCATCTACAAGACCGACGCCCTGATCGCGGAGGACATTGACCGCTATCTGGAGGTGCACCAGCACAAGACGATGCTGCGCTTCATCACCTGCGGGTCGGTGGACGACGGCAAGTCGACGCTGATCGGCCGCCTGCTCTACGACAGCAAGATGATCTTCGAGGATCAGCTTGCCGCCCTCGAAGCCGACAGCAGGCGCGTCGGCACCCAGGGTCAGGAAATCGACTTTGCCCTCCTCGTCGACGGCCTCGCCGCGGAACGCGAACAGGGCATCACCATCGACGTCGCCTATCGCTTCTTCGCGACGGAAAAGCGCAAGTTCATCGTCGCCGACACGCCCGGCCACGAACAATATACGCGCAACATGGTGACGGGCGCGTCGACCGCCGACCTTGCCGTCATCCTGATCGACGCGCGCAAGGGCGTGCTGACCCAGACCCGCCGCCACAGCTATCTCGCCCACCTGATCGGCATCCGCAACATCGTGCTGGCGGTGAACAAGATGGACCTGGTCGACTATGACCAGGCGGTCTATGACGGCATCGTCAAGGATTATGCCGAATTCGCCAACGGCATCGGCATAAAGGCCTTCACCCCGATCCCGATTTCGGGGTTCAGGGGCGACAATATCACCGGCCTCAGCGCCAACACCCCCTGGTACAAGGGGCCGGCGCTGATGGAGCATCTGGAGACGGTGGAGGTCGACCAGGTCTCCGACCGGGAAAAGCCCTTCCGCATGGCGGTGCAGTGGGTCAACCGCCCCAATCTCGACTTTCGCGGCTTTTCCGGCCAGATCGCGACCGGCACGGTCCGCGTCGGCGACCCGATCCGCGTCCTGCCGTCGGGCAAGACCAGCACGGTCAGCCGCATAGTCATGCTTGACGGCGATCTGGAACAGGCCGTCGCGGGCCAGTCGATCACCCTCTGCTTCGCGGACGAGGTCGACTGCTCGCGCGGCGACGTGATCGCCGCGTCGGACAATCCGCCCCAGTCCGCCGACCAGTTCGAGGCGACCATCGTCTGGATGGCGGATGAGGACATGCTGCCCGGCCGCCCCTATTGGCTGAAGATCGGCACGCAGACCGTCACCGCCACGGTGCAGCAGCCCAAATATCAGGTCAACGTCAACACGATGGAGCATCTGGCGGCGAAGACGCTGGAACTGAACGCCATCGGCGTCGCCAACCTGTCGACCGACCGCCAGATCGTGTTCGAACCCTATGCGCAGAACCGCGCGCTGGGCGGCTTCATCCTGATCGACAAGATCAGCAACGCCACGGTCGCGGCGGGCATGCTGCATTTCAGCCTGCGCCGGGCGCAGAATGTCCATTGGCAGGCGACCGACGTCAGCCGCGACTTCCACGCGGCCTTGAAGAACCAGAAGCCCGCCGTGCTGTGGTTCACCGGGCTGTCGGGCGCGGGCAAGTCGACCATCGCCAATCTGGTGGAAAAGAAGCTGGCGCGGATGAACCGCCACACTTTCCTGCTGGACGGCGACAATGTGCGCCACGGCCTCAACAAGGATCTGGGCTTCACCGACGCCGACCGGGTGGAAAATATCCGCCGCGTGGGCGAGGTGGCGAAGCTGATGACCGACGCGGGCCTGATCGTCATCACCGCCTTCATCTCCCCCTTCCGCGCCGAGCGGGAGATGGTGCGCCAGATGATGCAGCCCGGCGAGTTCATCGAAGTGCATATCGACACCCCCCTCGCCGATGCGGAGGCCCGCGACGTCAAGGGCCTCTACAAGAAGGCGCGTTCCGGCGAACTCAAGAATTTCACCGGCATCGACAGCCCCTATGAAGCGCCCGAAGACCCGGAAATCCGCATCGACACCACCGCCATGACCGCCGAACAGGCGGCAGAGGCCATCGTCGCCCGGATCATTCCATGA
- the cysD gene encoding sulfate adenylyltransferase subunit CysD: protein MIDSKRLTHLERLEAESIHILREVVAEAEKPVMLYSVGKDSAVMLHLARKAFYPSPPPFPLLHVDTTWKFRAMYDLRDRMARESGMELLVYRNPEAQERGINPFDHGPLHTDMWKTEGLKQALNLYGFDAAFGGARRDEEKSRAKERIFSFRTASHGWDPKNQRPELWNLYNARKNKGESIRVFPISNWTELDIWQYIHLNDVPIVPLYFAEERPTVERDGMLLMVDDERFPLKPGEEPVMRSIRFRTLGCYPLTGAVESAAKTLPEVIQETLLTTTSERQGRAIDKDAGGAGMEKKKQEGYF from the coding sequence ATGATCGATTCGAAAAGGCTGACCCATCTGGAACGTCTGGAGGCGGAGAGCATCCACATCCTGCGGGAAGTCGTGGCGGAGGCCGAAAAGCCCGTCATGCTCTACAGCGTGGGCAAGGATTCGGCGGTGATGCTGCATCTGGCGCGCAAGGCCTTCTACCCCTCGCCCCCGCCCTTCCCGCTGCTGCATGTCGACACCACCTGGAAATTCCGGGCGATGTACGACCTGCGCGACCGCATGGCGCGGGAGTCGGGCATGGAACTGCTGGTCTACCGGAATCCCGAAGCGCAGGAACGCGGCATCAACCCGTTCGACCACGGCCCGCTGCACACCGACATGTGGAAGACGGAGGGGCTGAAGCAGGCGCTCAACCTCTACGGCTTCGACGCGGCCTTCGGCGGCGCCCGCCGCGACGAGGAAAAGAGCCGGGCGAAGGAGCGCATCTTCTCCTTCCGCACCGCCAGCCACGGCTGGGATCCCAAGAACCAGCGCCCGGAACTGTGGAACCTCTACAATGCCCGCAAGAACAAGGGGGAGAGCATCCGCGTCTTCCCGATCAGCAACTGGACCGAACTGGACATCTGGCAATATATCCACCTGAACGACGTCCCCATCGTCCCCCTCTATTTCGCGGAGGAACGCCCGACGGTGGAGCGCGACGGCATGCTGCTGATGGTCGACGACGAACGCTTCCCGCTGAAACCGGGCGAGGAGCCGGTGATGCGCTCCATCCGCTTCCGCACCTTGGGCTGCTACCCGCTGACCGGCGCGGTGGAAAGCGCGGCCAAGACGCTGCCGGAGGTCATCCAGGAAACCCTGCTCACCACCACGTCGGAACGCCAGGGCCGCGCCATCGACAAGGATGCCGGCGGCGCGGGGATGGAGAAGAAGAAGCAGGAGGGCTATTTCTGA
- a CDS encoding helix-turn-helix transcriptional regulator, translated as MRLDDGGLLAALHEGMFEQPLWHGFLEKLRARTGAAYAGLAFRPIDEERIVELHAGPAGPLHPDRLFNEKQGRDPPPYRRMREARVYTLDELIEPKDAALQSYRREWLDPLRITAFRSVRVAEASGMDAWLSCAGGREVGPAVGALLTALVPHLRIALRSFVAFEREKFRSSVTSEAFGRLNSGWLTLDARCRIVDMTAHLEPLFQRSSVLRRGRYDRLMPASPAVDRELTALVKRFAEDAEARPKAINLSRDPMIDMLVRPIQDRSPSVQSPPVAIAYISGDRWSQADRCGQLVDLFGLLPSEARLAWAIAQGMSIGEAADDLGLTVETARNYSKKIYAKTGARGQAELVRNILTSVLALA; from the coding sequence ATGCGACTGGACGACGGCGGATTATTGGCGGCTCTCCATGAGGGTATGTTCGAGCAACCCCTTTGGCACGGGTTCCTGGAAAAGCTGCGGGCGCGGACCGGGGCGGCCTATGCCGGGCTGGCGTTCCGGCCCATCGATGAGGAAAGGATCGTGGAACTGCATGCCGGGCCGGCGGGGCCGCTGCATCCGGACCGGCTGTTCAACGAGAAGCAGGGGCGAGATCCGCCGCCCTACCGGCGGATGCGGGAGGCGCGGGTCTATACGCTGGACGAGCTGATCGAGCCGAAGGATGCGGCGCTGCAATCCTATCGCCGGGAATGGCTGGACCCGTTGCGCATCACCGCCTTCCGGTCGGTGCGCGTCGCGGAGGCGAGCGGCATGGACGCCTGGCTGAGTTGCGCGGGCGGGCGGGAGGTGGGACCGGCGGTCGGCGCGCTGCTGACCGCGCTGGTGCCGCATCTGCGCATCGCGCTGCGCAGCTTCGTCGCGTTCGAGCGGGAGAAATTCCGGTCGTCGGTGACTTCGGAGGCGTTCGGGCGGCTCAATTCGGGCTGGCTGACGCTGGATGCGCGGTGCCGCATCGTCGACATGACGGCGCATCTGGAGCCGCTCTTCCAGCGGTCGAGCGTGTTGCGGCGGGGGCGGTACGACCGGCTGATGCCCGCTTCCCCGGCGGTGGACCGGGAACTGACCGCGCTGGTCAAGCGCTTCGCCGAGGATGCGGAGGCGCGGCCCAAGGCGATCAACCTCAGCCGCGATCCGATGATCGACATGCTGGTGCGGCCGATCCAGGACCGATCCCCCTCGGTCCAGTCGCCGCCCGTCGCCATCGCCTATATCAGCGGCGACCGATGGTCGCAGGCGGACAGGTGCGGGCAGTTGGTCGACCTGTTCGGCCTGCTGCCCAGCGAGGCGCGGCTGGCATGGGCCATCGCGCAGGGCATGTCCATCGGGGAGGCGGCGGACGATCTGGGGCTGACGGTGGAGACGGCGCGGAATTATTCGAAGAAGATCTACGCCAAGACCGGGGCGCGGGGGCAGGCGGAACTGGTGCGGAATATTCTGACGAGCGTGCTGGCTTTGGCTTGA
- a CDS encoding radical SAM protein — translation MWTYHPDLLDRPVPRYTSYPTAAQFGGDVGAAELAARLDAVAGVKGVKRDGALSLYVHFPYCHDICWYCGCNTGAANRVQRLAAYVESLEREIATLAARLNGRGRVRRIAFGGGSPNSLPLVDFVRLLQQLLLCFEAHHAELSVELDPRRLDGQWISTMAAMGVDRVNLGVQTFTPHVQARIGRIQPLDMVERAVGQLRAAGIATGFDLMYGLPGQTQDDLAATLEATIAMHPARIALFGYAHMPRLLPRQRRIDAGDLPDLAARFAMAAQGHETLTGAGYEAIGFDHFALPEDAMARAAREGRLRRNFQGFTDDPADILLGLGASAISQFPDLIVQNEKQAGPWRALADAGRLTAARGTLRTPEDRRRSRIIEALLCQGEAHVGTAHPLPDLSRFERLGLVRLSEGRVALTRDALPYSRSIAACFDAYMEPAERRFSHAV, via the coding sequence ATGTGGACCTATCATCCCGACCTGCTCGACCGGCCCGTGCCGCGCTACACCAGCTATCCCACCGCCGCGCAGTTCGGCGGCGATGTCGGCGCGGCGGAGCTGGCGGCCCGGCTGGATGCGGTGGCCGGGGTGAAAGGGGTGAAAAGGGACGGCGCCCTCTCCCTCTACGTCCACTTTCCCTATTGTCACGACATATGCTGGTATTGCGGCTGCAACACTGGCGCGGCCAACCGGGTCCAGCGTCTCGCCGCCTATGTCGAATCGCTGGAGCGGGAAATCGCGACCCTCGCCGCCCGGCTGAACGGACGCGGCCGGGTGCGGCGCATCGCCTTTGGCGGCGGCAGTCCCAACAGCCTGCCGCTGGTCGATTTCGTCCGCCTGCTCCAGCAATTGCTGCTCTGCTTCGAGGCGCATCATGCCGAATTGTCGGTCGAACTCGATCCCCGCCGCCTCGACGGCCAATGGATTTCGACCATGGCCGCGATGGGCGTCGACCGCGTGAACCTGGGCGTCCAGACCTTCACCCCCCATGTCCAAGCGCGGATCGGCCGCATCCAGCCGCTCGACATGGTGGAGCGCGCCGTCGGCCAGTTGCGCGCCGCCGGGATCGCGACCGGCTTCGACCTGATGTACGGCCTGCCCGGCCAGACGCAGGACGACCTCGCCGCCACGCTGGAGGCGACCATCGCCATGCACCCCGCCCGCATCGCCCTGTTCGGCTATGCCCATATGCCGCGCCTGCTGCCCCGCCAGCGCCGCATCGACGCCGGCGATTTGCCCGATCTCGCCGCCCGCTTCGCCATGGCGGCGCAGGGTCATGAAACGCTGACCGGCGCGGGCTATGAAGCCATCGGCTTCGACCATTTCGCCCTGCCCGAAGACGCCATGGCCCGCGCCGCCCGCGAAGGCCGCCTGCGCCGCAATTTCCAGGGCTTCACCGACGATCCGGCGGACATATTGCTGGGCCTTGGCGCCAGCGCGATCAGCCAGTTCCCCGACCTCATCGTCCAGAATGAGAAACAGGCAGGCCCCTGGCGCGCCCTGGCCGACGCCGGGCGATTGACCGCCGCCCGCGGCACGCTCCGCACGCCGGAGGATCGCCGCCGCAGCCGCATCATCGAAGCCCTGCTCTGCCAGGGAGAGGCGCATGTCGGCACGGCGCACCCCCTACCCGACCTCAGCCGCTTCGAACGCCTAGGCCTCGTCCGCCTGAGCGAAGGCCGCGTCGCCCTGACGCGGGACGCCCTGCCCTATTCCCGCAGCATCGCCGCCTGCTTCGACGCCTATATGGAACCGGCGGAAAGGCGCTTCAGCCATGCGGTCTAG
- a CDS encoding OmpP1/FadL family transporter: protein MNKLNIFSAGICLIGLGIAFPAYATDGYYLTGANARATGMGGVGIALPQGPEAATINPAGATFVDNGFEIGAQLFILNTRTTDLFFPGNDVKGHQYQPIPDFGVNYHLNDKVTIAVTSFGGGLGQSYNKPFVPGMGFSKERANFIQAGIAPTIAFKLRDNLSIGVGLGVVNEFFRARGVIVPTPQGPAQLPNHGWSHAFGVGGRFGILWKPVPAVGLGATYFTKVHMSNLKGYEDDLLAGLGGSIDTPEQFGAGVSVKPNDRLTLGFDVIRTNWSGVKAFSEQAGFGWRDHTTFKLGVAYGLMPGLTVRAGTSLAKRHFGSEFVLANVNTPGTSSKSLTFGFTKRLGEKDELTFSADYELNGKVVGTGHSAGTVIRSRYGFTGLSFSHRF, encoded by the coding sequence ATGAACAAGTTAAATATCTTCAGTGCCGGAATTTGCCTCATCGGCCTGGGGATCGCATTTCCCGCCTACGCCACGGACGGATATTATCTCACCGGCGCCAATGCGCGGGCCACGGGCATGGGCGGCGTCGGCATCGCTCTGCCCCAGGGACCGGAAGCGGCGACGATCAACCCGGCCGGCGCGACCTTCGTCGACAATGGTTTCGAGATCGGCGCCCAGCTTTTCATCCTGAACACCCGCACCACGGACCTGTTCTTCCCCGGCAATGACGTGAAAGGCCATCAATATCAGCCGATTCCCGACTTCGGCGTCAACTATCACCTGAACGACAAGGTGACGATCGCCGTCACTTCTTTCGGCGGAGGATTGGGCCAGAGCTACAACAAGCCCTTCGTGCCGGGCATGGGCTTTTCGAAGGAACGCGCCAATTTCATCCAGGCGGGCATCGCGCCGACCATCGCGTTTAAACTGCGTGACAATCTTTCCATCGGCGTGGGCCTAGGCGTGGTCAACGAGTTCTTCCGGGCCAGGGGCGTCATCGTGCCGACGCCCCAGGGACCGGCGCAATTGCCGAACCATGGCTGGAGCCATGCCTTCGGCGTCGGCGGCAGGTTCGGCATCCTGTGGAAGCCGGTTCCCGCCGTGGGCCTGGGCGCGACCTATTTCACCAAGGTGCACATGTCCAACCTCAAGGGCTATGAGGACGACCTGCTCGCCGGCCTGGGCGGGAGCATAGACACGCCCGAGCAGTTCGGCGCCGGCGTCTCGGTCAAGCCGAACGATCGCCTGACGCTGGGCTTCGACGTGATCCGGACCAACTGGAGCGGCGTCAAGGCCTTCAGCGAGCAGGCGGGCTTCGGCTGGCGCGATCACACCACCTTCAAGCTCGGCGTGGCCTATGGCCTGATGCCGGGGCTGACGGTTCGCGCAGGCACCAGCCTTGCCAAGCGGCATTTCGGCAGCGAATTCGTCCTGGCGAACGTCAATACTCCGGGCACGTCGTCCAAATCGCTGACCTTCGGCTTCACCAAGCGGCTGGGCGAGAAGGACGAGCTTACGTTCAGCGCGGACTATGAATTGAACGGCAAGGTGGTCGGGACGGGCCACAGCGCGGGGACGGTGATCCGTTCGCGCTATGGGTTCACCGGCCTCAGCTTCTCCCACCGTTTCTGA